The following coding sequences are from one Roseinatronobacter monicus window:
- a CDS encoding helix-turn-helix domain-containing protein, whose translation MKTPAIMSVIQQGATEDRSEIFRTNLLRLLKERKISAAALSRKAGLNMRAVKDIEERRANSPRIVTVFKLAEALDVGPEVLLGLKTCHCAHDDYLSAAERFFSSLSGDQRELVAAALVQKVDPMYRE comes from the coding sequence ATGAAGACGCCAGCGATCATGAGTGTAATTCAGCAAGGGGCGACTGAGGACCGATCTGAAATTTTTCGGACGAACCTTTTGCGTCTCTTGAAGGAACGAAAGATATCAGCGGCAGCTCTTTCTCGCAAGGCGGGGCTCAACATGAGGGCTGTAAAGGACATAGAAGAACGTCGCGCAAACAGCCCGCGCATTGTGACAGTATTCAAGCTTGCAGAGGCGCTTGATGTAGGGCCTGAGGTCCTGCTGGGACTGAAGACGTGTCATTGTGCTCATGATGATTATCTGAGTGCCGCCGAGCGTTTTTTTTCATCACTTTCCGGGGATCAACGGGAGCTTGTGGCTGCTGCACTTGTTCAGAAAGTTGACCCCATGTATCGTGAATGA
- a CDS encoding NYN domain-containing protein, producing MFYKDDNLALFIDGANIYSAGRALGFDIDYKLLRQEFMRRGKLIRACYYAVLFDNEEYSPIRPLFDWLTYNGYHMVTKPAKEYVDSDGRRKIKGNMHIELAINAMELAPRLDHVVLFSGDGDFCPLVESLQRQGVRVSIVSTIRSQQPIASDELRRQADNFIELDELRGVISRPVRGTQEDS from the coding sequence GTGTTTTATAAAGACGATAATCTGGCGTTGTTTATAGATGGTGCAAACATCTACTCCGCGGGCAGAGCACTCGGGTTTGACATTGACTACAAGCTGTTGCGGCAAGAATTCATGCGCCGGGGCAAGTTGATCCGAGCATGTTACTATGCTGTTCTCTTTGACAATGAAGAGTATTCTCCAATACGCCCCTTGTTCGATTGGCTCACTTACAATGGTTACCATATGGTCACCAAGCCTGCCAAAGAATACGTTGATAGTGACGGACGTCGGAAGATCAAAGGCAACATGCATATCGAGCTGGCGATCAATGCCATGGAACTTGCTCCACGCCTCGACCACGTGGTTCTGTTTTCAGGAGATGGTGATTTCTGTCCTTTGGTTGAAAGCCTGCAACGTCAGGGCGTTCGTGTTTCCATTGTCTCCACGATCAGAAGCCAGCAGCCGATAGCTAGTGACGAGCTGCGCCGCCAAGCCGACAATTTCATCGAGCTTGATGAGCTGCGCGGCGTAATCAGTCGGCCTGTACGCGGAACTCAGGAAGATAGCTAA